The genomic stretch TGCGCGTCCGCGACGTCGACGTCACCTGGCTGCTGCCGCTGCTGCTGCTGGTGGCGATCGCCTTCCTCGACTGGAACAGCTCCGGCGAGTTCCGCGTCGTCACCTGGATCGTCCTGGTCCCGCTGACCGCCTCCGCGCTGTCCGGGCCGCTGCCCACCCTGGTGTTCGCCGTCCTCGCGCCGCTGGTCTACCTCGGGCTGGACCGGGCCTGGCCGAGCCGGGAGCGGATGGGCGCCGGCGACTTCCTGCTGGTGGTGGCCTGCGGGGTCGGCGCCGTCGTGGCCTCCTGGCTGCGCCTGCGGGCCGGCCGCCGGACCCTGAGGATGCAGGACGCCGCCGAGGCCACCCGCAATGTCGTCCTGCGGCCCATCCCGCAGGGCATCGGCGGCCTCGACCTGGCCGACGTCTACCTCGCAGCCGACTCCCAGGCCCGTATCGGCGGCGACTTCTACGACGTGGTGCCCAGTCCGCACGGCGCCCGCGTGATCCTGGGGGACGTCCAGGGCAAGGGCATCGGCGCGGTCTCGGCGGCCGGCGCGCTGGCCGGCACCTTCCGCGAGGCCGGCTGGCACGAGCCGGACCTGGCGGTGGTGGCCGGCCGCCTGGAGCAGCGCATGCTCCGCAACAACGCCTACATGAAGGACCTGGGCACGCCCGCCGACCGGTTCGCCACCGCGGTGCTCATCAGCTTCCCGCCGCCCGGGCCGGGCGGCACCGTGCCGGGCTGGATCGAGCTGGTCAACTGCGGCCACGAGGCGCCGCTGGCGCTGTCCCGGCGCGAGGTGCGCGCGCTGCCCAGCGGCACCGGGGCCCCGCTGGGCCTGGCCCGGCTGACCGGACTCGCGCCGCGCACGCTGCGCGTCCCCTTCGGTCCGGACGAGACGCTGCTGCTCTTCACCGACGGCGTCACCGAGGCGCGCGACCGGCACGGGGAGTTCCTGCCGCTGCGCGCCGTCCTGGAGCGGGCGCTGGCCGCCGACCCCGCCGGCGCGACGACCCCGCGTTCGCTCGTGGCCCTGGTGGAGGCGGCTGTCCGCGCGCACAGCGTCGGCGCCCTCCACGACGACACGGCGATCCTGGCCGTCCGCCGGCTGCGCCCCGCGATTCCGGCGGTGCT from Actinacidiphila yeochonensis CN732 encodes the following:
- a CDS encoding PP2C family protein-serine/threonine phosphatase produces the protein MARGEGGAGTGRRRVVRWRRPFPTAEPSLRVRDVDVTWLLPLLLLVAIAFLDWNSSGEFRVVTWIVLVPLTASALSGPLPTLVFAVLAPLVYLGLDRAWPSRERMGAGDFLLVVACGVGAVVASWLRLRAGRRTLRMQDAAEATRNVVLRPIPQGIGGLDLADVYLAADSQARIGGDFYDVVPSPHGARVILGDVQGKGIGAVSAAGALAGTFREAGWHEPDLAVVAGRLEQRMLRNNAYMKDLGTPADRFATAVLISFPPPGPGGTVPGWIELVNCGHEAPLALSRREVRALPSGTGAPLGLARLTGLAPRTLRVPFGPDETLLLFTDGVTEARDRHGEFLPLRAVLERALAADPAGATTPRSLVALVEAAVRAHSVGALHDDTAILAVRRLRPAIPAVLDEDALGGGRDDG